Proteins found in one Salinimonas lutimaris genomic segment:
- a CDS encoding type 1 glutamine amidotransferase domain-containing protein, translating to MKAPITLISLAVAAGMSGQAMAQDSKGEILVLLSSENVMQLADGKTEPTGYYLNEFGVPAKALTEAGYTLVLATPKGNAPAVDKKSVIPQYFDGNPDTMHRIEQFVASLDGIDDTLSLQQVIDAGLDEYEGVFIPGGHAPLIDLANNPEVGAILRHFHDAGKPTAAICHGPIALLSAQQQPQQYVADLQAGRQASASDWIYDGYQMTIFSTPEEEYFESTLGDATLLYYPADAMNTAGGKMDYADMWQPHVMVDKELITGQNPFSDDLLADKLIELLDQQAD from the coding sequence ATGAAAGCACCAATTACGCTGATTTCACTGGCGGTTGCTGCCGGTATGTCGGGCCAGGCAATGGCTCAGGACAGCAAGGGAGAGATCCTGGTTTTGTTGTCCAGTGAAAATGTAATGCAGCTGGCCGATGGCAAAACAGAACCCACCGGTTACTACCTGAATGAATTTGGCGTTCCGGCCAAAGCCCTGACCGAAGCTGGCTACACTCTGGTACTGGCAACTCCCAAAGGTAATGCACCGGCGGTCGATAAAAAGTCAGTGATTCCGCAATATTTTGATGGCAACCCGGACACCATGCACCGTATTGAGCAGTTTGTGGCCTCTTTGGATGGCATTGACGATACCCTGTCGTTACAGCAGGTTATTGATGCCGGACTGGATGAATACGAAGGTGTCTTTATTCCCGGTGGCCATGCGCCACTGATTGACCTGGCCAATAACCCTGAGGTGGGGGCTATTTTGCGCCACTTCCATGACGCCGGCAAACCTACGGCAGCCATCTGCCACGGCCCGATTGCCCTGCTATCTGCTCAGCAGCAGCCTCAACAATATGTGGCCGACCTGCAAGCCGGACGTCAGGCATCGGCATCTGACTGGATTTACGACGGTTATCAGATGACGATTTTCTCCACCCCGGAAGAAGAATACTTTGAAAGCACACTGGGTGACGCCACCTTGCTTTATTATCCGGCCGACGCGATGAACACCGCCGGCGGCAAAATGGATTATGCCGACATGTGGCAGCCCCATGTAATGGTGGACAAAGAACTGATCACCGGCCAGAACCCGTTTTCTGATGACCTGCTCGCAGACAAGCTGATTGAACTGCTGGACCAGCAGGCTGACTGA
- a CDS encoding iron-containing alcohol dehydrogenase, whose product MLNFNFKNQTEILFGQGQLSEVPARLPANAKVLFLYGGGSIKNNGIYDQVMRTLADADVVEFQGVEPNPEYETLMKAVHTARDNQVNFILAVGGGSVIDGAKFIAAAVNFEGNPWDILVAGASFDNPLPVGAVLTLPATGSESNGNSVVTRKETAQKRAFSSESVQPVFAVLDPEFTFSLPPRQVSNGVVDAFVHVIEQYLTYPVNAPLQDRFAEGILQTLVTEGPKALATPEDYDVRANVMWSATMALNGLIGKGVPQDWATHMIGHELTALYNLDHAVTLAIVLPSLMYVQRDQKKAKILQLGERVFGITSGDDATRIDLTIKAVQDFFECMQIQTRLSDHNVEKAGIDDIVANLERNGMTALGEHGDIDLARAREILTLAA is encoded by the coding sequence ATGCTGAATTTTAACTTTAAAAACCAGACCGAAATCTTATTCGGCCAGGGCCAGCTTAGCGAAGTCCCGGCCCGTTTACCGGCTAATGCCAAAGTGCTGTTTTTATATGGCGGTGGCTCCATTAAAAATAACGGTATTTATGATCAGGTGATGCGCACCCTGGCAGACGCCGACGTGGTTGAGTTTCAGGGGGTTGAGCCTAACCCGGAATATGAAACCCTGATGAAAGCCGTGCATACCGCTCGCGACAACCAGGTGAACTTTATTCTGGCAGTGGGTGGCGGTAGCGTGATTGACGGCGCCAAGTTTATTGCCGCAGCGGTTAACTTTGAAGGTAACCCGTGGGATATTCTGGTTGCCGGCGCCAGCTTTGACAACCCGCTACCTGTTGGTGCAGTACTGACACTGCCGGCCACAGGCTCAGAAAGTAACGGCAACTCAGTGGTAACACGTAAAGAAACCGCGCAGAAGCGGGCGTTTTCATCAGAAAGCGTACAACCGGTATTTGCTGTACTGGATCCGGAGTTCACTTTCTCACTGCCACCGCGCCAGGTGTCCAACGGTGTGGTTGATGCCTTTGTTCATGTGATTGAGCAGTACCTGACCTACCCGGTCAACGCACCACTGCAAGACCGCTTTGCTGAGGGTATTTTACAGACGCTGGTCACCGAAGGCCCGAAAGCGCTGGCTACGCCAGAGGATTATGATGTGCGCGCCAATGTGATGTGGTCTGCCACCATGGCCTTAAACGGCCTGATTGGCAAAGGTGTGCCACAGGACTGGGCCACCCACATGATTGGCCATGAGCTGACTGCCCTGTATAACCTGGATCACGCCGTGACCCTGGCTATCGTGCTGCCGTCACTGATGTATGTGCAGCGCGACCAGAAAAAAGCCAAGATTCTGCAACTGGGCGAACGGGTATTTGGCATTACCTCTGGTGATGATGCCACTCGAATCGATCTGACGATTAAAGCGGTGCAGGACTTCTTTGAATGCATGCAGATTCAGACCCGCCTGTCGGATCACAATGTGGAAAAAGCCGGCATTGACGATATCGTGGCAAACCTTGAGCGTAATGGTATGACCGCGCTGGGCGAGCACGGTGATATTGACCTGGCCAGGGCCCGCGAGATTCTCACGCTGGCAGCCTAA
- a CDS encoding LysR family transcriptional regulator, whose translation MNIASKDFNLLMLFTVLYEERSLSRASVRMNLSQPALSHKLKKLRAEFDDPLFVRTGRGLAPTPKADVMAQEVCTLVKSLEGFYIRSSEQDLAGRTDTIRLYSTDFIEFMLLPKLIRRVQEQAPKVRIVTCNTTGEFPLKALENGDCDIAIAGFFDALPNHFFRQALSSFAFVVLSDRSNQYWGKAQTLTNFVRCKHVVTTLNGDFKGIMDKALDAEGLSRDVIAGASSFLTLPHVIKASDMLLTCLEPIAVHMCSVASELMMHPTPIAAPQAQIEQVWHPRTHEDPLRRWLRQEIKAILAEHAGRCEQLAKSFTPGNKG comes from the coding sequence ATGAATATCGCGTCGAAAGACTTTAATCTGTTAATGCTATTTACTGTGCTGTACGAAGAACGCAGCCTGAGCCGGGCCTCGGTGCGGATGAATCTGAGTCAGCCGGCTTTGAGTCACAAACTGAAAAAACTCCGGGCAGAATTTGATGATCCCTTGTTTGTGCGCACCGGTCGCGGTCTGGCCCCCACCCCGAAAGCTGATGTGATGGCACAGGAAGTGTGTACCCTGGTCAAATCGCTGGAAGGATTTTACATTCGCAGCAGCGAGCAGGATTTGGCCGGGCGTACAGACACCATCAGACTCTACTCCACCGACTTTATCGAATTTATGTTGCTGCCAAAGCTGATTCGACGGGTGCAGGAGCAGGCGCCGAAGGTACGCATTGTGACCTGCAACACCACCGGAGAATTTCCGCTCAAAGCACTGGAAAATGGCGACTGCGATATTGCCATTGCCGGCTTTTTTGATGCACTGCCCAACCACTTTTTTCGCCAGGCATTGTCTTCATTTGCCTTTGTGGTACTTAGTGACAGAAGTAATCAGTACTGGGGAAAGGCCCAGACTCTGACCAACTTTGTACGTTGTAAGCACGTGGTCACCACCTTAAATGGCGACTTTAAAGGTATTATGGATAAAGCGCTGGATGCCGAAGGGCTTAGTCGTGATGTGATTGCCGGGGCATCGAGTTTTTTAACCCTGCCTCATGTGATTAAAGCGTCTGACATGCTGCTGACCTGTCTGGAGCCGATTGCCGTGCACATGTGCAGTGTGGCATCAGAGCTGATGATGCATCCAACGCCCATCGCCGCGCCGCAGGCGCAGATTGAGCAGGTTTGGCATCCGCGTACCCATGAAGATCCGCTGCGCCGCTGGCTGCGCCAGGAAATCAAAGCCATACTGGCCGAGCATGCCGGGCGCTGTGAACAACTGGCAAAATCATTCACGCCCGGCAATAAGGGTTAG
- a CDS encoding NADH:flavin oxidoreductase/NADH oxidase encodes MSALFDTFTLKDVTLRNRIAVPPMCQYSAEDGFVNQWHEANYQSFARGGAGLVIVEATAVSPEGRISPEDLGIWKDEHVAGLANVAQRIKDQGAVAGIQIAHAGRKASANSPWNGDDHLAEDDPKGWPIIGPSAVPFGANLPRTPEAMTKADIERVKADFVAGAKRALQAGYEWLELHFAHGYLAQSFFSKHANTRTDEYGGDAEGRGRFLLETLDAVREVWPDNLPLTIRFGVIEYDGDDEQTQVESIELVKQFKARGADFVSVSVGFNTPDANIPWGPAFLAPVAERVRREADIPVATAWGVDTPELANDTVEKEQLDLVMVGRMHLTNPHWAYFAAKKLGVEKPSWVMPAPYAHWLQRYAPSDER; translated from the coding sequence ATGTCAGCACTGTTTGACACATTTACGCTCAAAGATGTCACTCTGCGTAACCGTATTGCCGTTCCCCCTATGTGCCAGTACAGCGCAGAAGATGGTTTTGTAAACCAGTGGCATGAGGCGAACTATCAGTCTTTTGCCCGCGGCGGAGCCGGACTGGTGATTGTTGAGGCAACAGCGGTATCACCAGAAGGCCGGATTTCACCTGAAGATTTGGGTATCTGGAAAGATGAACATGTAGCGGGTCTGGCCAATGTGGCTCAGCGTATCAAAGACCAGGGCGCAGTAGCCGGTATTCAGATTGCCCACGCCGGTCGTAAAGCATCAGCGAACAGCCCCTGGAATGGTGATGATCATCTGGCCGAAGACGATCCGAAAGGCTGGCCCATCATTGGTCCTTCAGCGGTACCGTTTGGCGCCAACTTACCACGTACACCAGAAGCCATGACCAAAGCCGACATTGAGCGAGTCAAAGCCGACTTTGTCGCCGGGGCAAAACGTGCTCTACAAGCCGGTTATGAATGGCTTGAACTGCACTTTGCGCACGGCTATCTGGCGCAGAGCTTTTTCTCTAAACATGCCAATACCCGTACCGATGAGTACGGCGGTGATGCCGAAGGCCGGGGTCGTTTCCTGCTGGAAACGCTGGACGCGGTACGCGAGGTATGGCCAGACAACCTACCACTGACCATCCGCTTTGGTGTGATTGAGTATGATGGTGATGATGAACAAACTCAGGTGGAGTCAATTGAACTGGTTAAGCAGTTTAAAGCCAGAGGCGCTGATTTTGTCAGTGTGAGTGTTGGCTTTAATACACCGGATGCCAACATTCCGTGGGGCCCAGCATTCCTGGCCCCCGTTGCCGAGCGGGTCCGCCGTGAAGCAGACATTCCGGTGGCAACAGCCTGGGGTGTGGATACGCCGGAACTGGCCAACGACACCGTAGAAAAAGAGCAGCTGGATCTGGTCATGGTTGGCCGGATGCATCTGACCAACCCTCACTGGGCATACTTTGCGGCCAAAAAGCTGGGCGTAGAGAAGCCATCATGGGTTATGCCAGCGCCTTATGCGCACTGGCTACAGCGCTACGCGCCGTCTGACGAACGTTAA
- a CDS encoding LysR family transcriptional regulator, giving the protein MKINPIWLRTFSVLVDTGHFTRTAEKLFMTQPGVSQHIQKLESACGYPLIKRTGKTFTVTMQGEKLYTYAQTLEDNEQQLLMQLGADDPYNGTCRIACSGSSAIRLYARLLEEQQAHPGLRIHLQAAPYQSVLNALKSNQIDLGIVTEKPDSLSFEARKIGREAIAIIVPASRPQGAQNLADYLFDLGMVRHPDSDYYTSLYLNRSESDVLRAVPFNKIPTKSFVNQIHEILLPVSMGLGFTVLPRSVLEASAYQSALSVMGNIPLIEEPLYLVYRSDRDLPARMHTLIPVLQTQLDQV; this is encoded by the coding sequence ATGAAAATAAATCCCATCTGGTTGCGTACCTTCAGCGTGCTGGTGGACACGGGACATTTTACCCGGACCGCCGAAAAACTGTTTATGACTCAACCGGGAGTCAGTCAGCATATTCAGAAACTGGAGTCTGCCTGTGGCTATCCGTTAATTAAGCGAACGGGAAAAACCTTTACTGTCACCATGCAGGGTGAAAAGCTGTACACCTACGCCCAGACGCTTGAAGATAACGAGCAGCAGTTACTGATGCAGTTGGGAGCCGATGATCCGTACAACGGTACCTGCCGGATAGCTTGTTCCGGCTCCAGCGCGATCCGCCTGTACGCCAGGTTGCTTGAAGAGCAGCAGGCCCATCCGGGACTGCGCATTCATTTGCAGGCCGCGCCCTATCAAAGTGTGCTAAATGCACTGAAAAGTAATCAGATTGACCTGGGTATTGTCACCGAAAAGCCGGACTCACTGAGCTTTGAGGCCCGTAAAATCGGTCGCGAGGCCATTGCCATTATTGTTCCGGCCAGTCGCCCGCAGGGCGCGCAGAATCTGGCAGATTACCTGTTTGACCTGGGGATGGTGCGCCATCCCGACAGCGACTATTACACCAGTCTGTATTTAAATCGCAGTGAGTCGGATGTGCTCAGAGCAGTGCCGTTTAACAAAATACCGACCAAGAGCTTTGTGAATCAGATTCATGAGATTTTACTGCCGGTGTCTATGGGGTTGGGGTTTACTGTGCTGCCACGCAGCGTGCTTGAGGCCAGTGCGTATCAAAGCGCGTTAAGCGTAATGGGAAATATTCCGCTGATTGAAGAGCCGCTGTATCTGGTTTATCGCAGTGACCGGGACTTGCCCGCGCGTATGCATACCCTGATACCGGTGTTACAAACACAGCTGGACCAGGTATAA
- a CDS encoding lactoylglutathione lyase family protein codes for MSEQAPFPRTFSHIGLSVPDLDAAVKFYTEVLGWYLIMEPTRIEEDDSAIGEMCTDVFGAGWGEFRIAHLSTGDRIGVEIFEFKNQENPENNFEYWKTGIFHFCVQDPDVEGLAEKIEAAGGKRRMPKPRYYYPGEKPFRMIYMEDPFGNILEIYSHSYELTYSAGAYQ; via the coding sequence ATGAGTGAACAAGCCCCTTTCCCCAGAACATTTTCACACATCGGTCTGTCAGTACCTGACCTGGATGCGGCGGTAAAATTTTATACCGAAGTACTTGGCTGGTACCTGATTATGGAACCTACCAGAATTGAAGAAGACGACAGCGCTATTGGTGAAATGTGTACGGATGTTTTTGGTGCAGGCTGGGGAGAATTCCGGATTGCTCACTTGTCGACCGGTGATCGTATCGGAGTAGAGATTTTTGAATTTAAAAATCAGGAAAACCCGGAAAATAACTTTGAATACTGGAAAACCGGTATCTTCCACTTCTGCGTACAGGATCCTGATGTAGAAGGTCTGGCTGAGAAAATTGAAGCGGCTGGCGGTAAACGCCGGATGCCGAAGCCTCGCTATTACTATCCGGGCGAAAAACCCTTCCGCATGATTTATATGGAAGACCCGTTTGGTAATATTCTGGAAATTTACAGCCATAGCTATGAGTTAACTTACTCAGCCGGCGCTTACCAGTAA
- a CDS encoding YceI family protein produces the protein MITRSVMALSALLALPASAAWQLDSGASELHFLSTKNAQITEVHQFDTLSGSVGNDGKLTVAVPLSSVNTAIEIRNTRMQEKLFETAEFSNAMFTASLPDDVMSMSAGESQIRTIEGAIDLHGKNVATTFKVMINRLNDDTLTVSTVAPTVLNAGDFDLAEGVKMLQSIAGLDSITMAVPVTFAVTFDQQ, from the coding sequence ATGATAACGCGTTCTGTAATGGCGCTTTCTGCGCTACTGGCGTTGCCGGCCTCTGCGGCCTGGCAACTGGACTCCGGTGCTTCTGAACTGCATTTTTTAAGCACCAAAAATGCGCAAATCACCGAGGTACATCAGTTTGATACACTAAGCGGTAGTGTGGGCAATGATGGCAAACTGACGGTCGCGGTACCGCTGAGCTCGGTGAATACAGCCATAGAGATCCGCAATACCCGAATGCAGGAAAAGCTGTTTGAAACCGCTGAATTTTCCAATGCGATGTTTACTGCCAGCCTGCCTGATGATGTGATGTCGATGTCAGCCGGCGAGTCGCAAATTCGTACCATTGAAGGGGCTATTGATTTGCACGGCAAAAATGTCGCGACCACCTTCAAGGTGATGATTAATCGCTTAAATGATGACACGCTGACGGTCTCCACCGTGGCTCCGACCGTGTTAAATGCCGGTGATTTTGACCTGGCTGAAGGGGTTAAGATGCTGCAGAGCATTGCCGGGCTGGACAGTATCACCATGGCTGTACCGGTTACCTTTGCCGTGACTTTTGATCAGCAGTAA
- the cysQ gene encoding 3'(2'),5'-bisphosphate nucleotidase CysQ: MQEDSLDTLLALAKDIAVEAGRDVMRIYNSGDFDAYQKDDDSPVTSADYRANDIINKRLSAATPHIPILSEENKHASLEERKKWPRYWLIDPIDGTQEFIARSGDFAVNIALIDNNEPVIGVIFWPPGQTLYYASKGQGAYKECPDEHRQIHVRKLDDPQNSVVMIAISRRQARDKIMSRMTARRVYQTLPLGSCSLKSCFIAEGKADVFMRIGITGEWDTGASQCIVEEAGGRILAADFEPLTYNQRTTLENPDFVVMGDQRVPWQDIVQYEKE, from the coding sequence ATGCAGGAAGATTCCTTAGACACTTTGTTAGCTTTGGCAAAAGATATTGCGGTGGAAGCCGGCCGCGATGTAATGAGAATCTATAACTCTGGCGATTTTGACGCTTATCAGAAAGATGATGACTCTCCGGTCACCAGCGCCGATTACCGGGCGAATGATATTATCAATAAACGGCTGAGCGCGGCCACGCCACATATCCCGATTTTGTCGGAAGAAAACAAACACGCCAGCCTTGAAGAGCGTAAAAAATGGCCTCGCTACTGGCTGATTGACCCGATCGACGGCACGCAGGAATTTATTGCTCGTAGCGGCGACTTTGCGGTCAACATTGCTCTGATTGACAACAATGAACCGGTAATCGGTGTGATTTTCTGGCCGCCGGGCCAAACCCTGTATTACGCCAGCAAAGGGCAGGGGGCATATAAAGAATGTCCGGATGAACACCGTCAGATTCACGTCCGCAAGCTGGACGATCCACAAAACAGTGTGGTAATGATCGCCATCAGCCGCCGTCAGGCCCGGGATAAAATTATGTCCCGGATGACCGCCCGGCGAGTTTACCAGACCTTGCCGCTGGGCAGCTGCTCGCTCAAATCCTGTTTTATTGCAGAAGGCAAGGCGGATGTGTTCATGCGTATCGGTATCACAGGTGAGTGGGATACCGGTGCGTCTCAGTGCATTGTAGAAGAAGCGGGAGGTCGTATTCTGGCCGCCGACTTTGAGCCACTGACCTATAACCAACGTACCACTCTTGAAAACCCGGACTTTGTCGTGATGGGCGACCAGCGTGTGCCCTGGCAGGACATTGTTCAGTACGAAAAGGAGTAA
- the nudE gene encoding ADP compounds hydrolase NudE, whose translation MSKKDPATTLPQIHHREIVARSRLFKVERVDLEFSNGATRQFERMAGGGHGAVMIVPLLDDDTIVLVREYAAGNHSYQLGFPKGLIDPGEDAIQAANRELQEEAGFAARDLHEIHKVNMAPNFFNSEMRIVVARDLYPQQLEGDEPEPLEVVHWKLSDAAALLAREDFIEARCIAALFLAQQWLKEQ comes from the coding sequence ATGAGTAAAAAAGATCCTGCTACGACATTGCCGCAAATACATCATCGTGAAATCGTTGCCCGGAGCCGACTGTTCAAGGTTGAACGTGTCGACCTGGAGTTTTCCAATGGTGCTACCCGGCAATTTGAACGTATGGCAGGAGGCGGTCATGGTGCAGTGATGATTGTGCCACTTTTAGACGATGATACGATTGTTCTGGTGCGTGAATATGCGGCCGGTAACCATTCTTACCAGCTTGGCTTTCCCAAGGGGCTGATTGACCCGGGTGAGGATGCGATTCAGGCGGCCAACCGTGAATTGCAGGAAGAAGCCGGGTTCGCTGCCCGCGATCTGCACGAAATTCACAAGGTGAATATGGCGCCAAACTTTTTTAACTCTGAAATGCGAATTGTGGTGGCCCGGGACCTGTATCCTCAGCAACTCGAAGGGGATGAGCCTGAGCCGCTGGAAGTGGTGCACTGGAAACTCAGCGACGCCGCTGCCTTACTGGCCCGGGAAGACTTTATTGAAGCCCGGTGTATCGCTGCGCTGTTTTTGGCCCAGCAATGGTTAAAGGAGCAGTAA
- the yrfG gene encoding GMP/IMP nucleotidase, with translation MPNMHWTDIDTVLLDMDGTLLDLHYDSHFWLEHLPQTVATQTGQPIEQIKASMLAHYEQVSGQIQWYCLDYWADYLKLDIMAAKREVAHLIALRSDTLPFLDALKASGRNVVLVTNAHPDGLALKIEHTQLDDHIDTLISTHQFGVTKESQSLWQQLQAHLGFDPARTLFVDDSLPILQAARTFGIAHLLAVANPDSQQPVKHIEEFDAVSDYTTLINDILANPVPRS, from the coding sequence TTGCCTAATATGCACTGGACTGACATCGACACAGTACTGCTGGACATGGACGGCACTCTGCTTGATTTGCATTACGACAGCCACTTCTGGCTGGAGCATCTGCCGCAGACCGTTGCCACCCAGACAGGCCAGCCCATTGAACAGATTAAAGCCAGTATGTTGGCTCATTATGAACAGGTCAGCGGCCAGATCCAGTGGTATTGTCTTGATTACTGGGCCGACTACCTTAAGCTGGACATTATGGCAGCTAAGCGGGAAGTCGCCCATTTAATTGCCCTGCGCTCAGATACGCTGCCTTTTCTGGATGCCCTTAAAGCCTCAGGCCGCAACGTAGTTCTGGTCACTAATGCCCACCCTGATGGTCTGGCGCTGAAAATCGAACATACACAACTGGATGACCATATCGATACGTTGATTTCTACCCATCAGTTTGGTGTGACCAAAGAATCCCAGTCACTATGGCAGCAGTTGCAGGCTCATCTGGGGTTTGACCCGGCCCGTACCCTGTTTGTCGATGACAGTCTGCCCATTCTGCAGGCTGCCCGCACGTTTGGTATTGCCCATTTACTGGCGGTAGCCAACCCCGATAGCCAGCAGCCGGTTAAACACATCGAAGAGTTTGATGCGGTATCCGATTACACCACACTGATTAACGATATTCTGGCCAACCCGGTACCACGGTCATGA
- the yjjX gene encoding inosine/xanthosine triphosphatase, with protein sequence MRPVICHVGSANPVKVNAAGQTLQRVLNVPVTPQAHQVNSGVPDQPMNAQETRAGAVNRVQTMLDELIPANTSADWFMAFEGGVEMTCDGPVTFAYVAIYHDGEWSVTRSSSLPLPPVVYQALSEGQELGDVMDRLFNTTNIKQQGGAIGLLTHHLATRQSVYELAVIMAMARFNHAELFKS encoded by the coding sequence ATGAGACCGGTTATCTGTCATGTCGGCTCGGCCAATCCGGTCAAGGTTAACGCGGCCGGCCAGACCTTACAGCGTGTGCTCAACGTGCCGGTCACCCCTCAGGCCCATCAGGTCAATAGCGGTGTACCCGACCAGCCGATGAATGCACAGGAGACCCGGGCCGGTGCAGTTAACCGGGTGCAGACCATGCTGGATGAGCTTATACCAGCAAACACCAGTGCCGACTGGTTTATGGCATTTGAAGGTGGCGTGGAGATGACCTGCGACGGACCGGTCACCTTTGCCTATGTGGCGATTTATCACGATGGAGAGTGGTCGGTCACCCGCAGCAGCAGTCTGCCTCTGCCGCCTGTGGTTTATCAGGCGCTCAGTGAAGGACAGGAACTGGGAGATGTCATGGACCGGCTGTTTAATACCACCAATATAAAGCAGCAGGGTGGCGCTATAGGTTTGCTGACTCACCACTTGGCTACCCGGCAAAGTGTGTATGAACTGGCGGTCATTATGGCGATGGCCAGATTTAACCACGCTGAACTGTTTAAAAGTTAA
- a CDS encoding NAD-dependent succinate-semialdehyde dehydrogenase, translating into MANTVQTINPATEETLQTYTLLSTEEANKAIDASHDAYNQWRKTTLEERSKLLHSLADTIEARKDDLVELMIQEMGKVKEQGYQEVALCAGICRYTADNAAEQLKEEQRDYDGGSAIITYQPVGVILGIQPWNFPLYQVIRYSVPNVMAGNTTVLKHADNVFGMAKMIQELYEEAGFPKNVYQSLLISGSTASELIKHDKVRGVTFTGSDGVGKKVAENAGSQSKKTVLELGSNDAFVVLEDADIDTAVQACVQGRVINNGETCVSAKRFVVTDKVYEQFKEAYVEAFNKLKVGDPRAEDTDVGPMARKDLVEKLDKQVQESIDAGATCIMGGKMSDNTGYYYPLTILEDVKPGMPAYDDELFGPVASFIRAKDDEDAMRIANDSRYGLGGGIFSKDEKRAIELARSEFDTGMININGYSLAQPNLPFGGVKESGYGREHGGFGIKEFVNAKTIFIAQ; encoded by the coding sequence ATGGCTAATACAGTCCAGACTATTAATCCGGCAACTGAAGAGACACTGCAAACATATACCCTGCTTAGCACCGAGGAAGCGAATAAGGCTATTGACGCATCGCATGACGCATACAATCAATGGCGCAAGACCACGCTTGAAGAGCGTAGCAAACTCTTGCATTCACTAGCAGACACAATTGAAGCCCGTAAAGATGATCTGGTTGAACTGATGATCCAGGAGATGGGCAAAGTCAAAGAGCAGGGTTACCAGGAAGTGGCATTATGCGCTGGTATCTGCCGTTACACTGCAGACAATGCAGCTGAACAACTGAAAGAAGAACAACGCGACTATGATGGCGGATCGGCCATTATTACCTATCAGCCTGTTGGTGTAATCCTTGGCATTCAGCCCTGGAACTTCCCGCTGTATCAGGTAATCCGTTACAGTGTGCCTAATGTTATGGCCGGTAACACCACTGTACTGAAGCATGCCGATAATGTATTTGGTATGGCTAAAATGATTCAGGAACTTTATGAGGAAGCCGGTTTTCCAAAAAATGTTTATCAGTCATTACTCATCAGCGGCAGTACCGCGAGCGAGCTGATTAAGCATGACAAAGTCCGCGGTGTCACCTTTACCGGCTCGGATGGCGTAGGTAAGAAAGTAGCAGAAAATGCCGGCAGTCAGTCGAAGAAAACGGTACTGGAACTGGGTAGTAATGATGCCTTTGTGGTGCTGGAAGATGCCGATATCGATACTGCCGTGCAGGCATGCGTGCAGGGTCGTGTTATCAACAACGGTGAAACCTGTGTATCGGCCAAACGTTTTGTGGTGACGGATAAAGTCTACGAGCAGTTTAAAGAGGCTTATGTAGAAGCGTTTAATAAATTAAAGGTTGGCGATCCGCGCGCCGAAGATACGGATGTAGGTCCGATGGCCCGCAAAGATCTGGTGGAAAAACTGGATAAACAGGTGCAGGAGTCGATTGACGCCGGGGCAACCTGCATTATGGGCGGAAAGATGTCTGATAATACCGGCTATTACTATCCACTGACGATTTTAGAGGATGTAAAACCAGGGATGCCGGCCTATGATGATGAGCTGTTTGGTCCGGTAGCCTCGTTTATCCGCGCCAAGGACGATGAAGATGCTATGCGCATTGCCAATGATTCTCGCTATGGCCTGGGCGGCGGTATTTTCTCAAAAGATGAGAAGCGCGCCATCGAACTGGCTCGCAGTGAATTTGATACCGGTATGATTAATATCAACGGTTATTCGCTTGCTCAGCCAAATCTGCCATTTGGTGGTGTGAAAGAAAGTGGCTATGGCCGTGAGCATGGCGGCTTTGGTATCAAAGAGTTTGTTAATGCAAAAACCATTTTCATTGCCCAGTAA